The following are encoded in a window of Balaenoptera ricei isolate mBalRic1 chromosome 1, mBalRic1.hap2, whole genome shotgun sequence genomic DNA:
- the LOC132347954 gene encoding ras-related protein Rap-1b-like, with product MREYKLVVLGSGGVGKSALTVQFVQGIFVEKYDPTIEDSYRKQVEVDAQQCMLEILDTAGTEQFTAMRDLYMKNGQGFALVYSITAQSTFNDLQDLREQILRVKDTDDVPMILVGNKCDLEDERVVGKEQGQNLARQWNNCAFLESSAKSKINVNEIFYDLVRQINRKTPVPGKARKKSSRQLL from the coding sequence ATGCGTGAGTATAAGCTAGTCGTTCTTGGCTCCGGAGGAGTTGGAAAATCTGCTCTGACTGTACAATTTGTTCAAggaatttttgttgaaaaatatgATCCTACGATAGAAGATTCTTATAGAAAGCAAGTTGAAGTAGATGCACAACAGTGTATGCTTGAAATCTTGGATACTGCAGGAACGGAACAATTTACAGCAATGAGGGATTTGTACATGAAAAACGGACAAGGCTTTGCCTTAGTTTATTCCATCACAGCACAGTCCACATTTAATGATTTACAAGATCTGAGAGAACAGATTCTTCGAGTTAAAGACACTGATGATGTTCCAATGATTCTGGTTGGTAATAAGTGTGACTTGGAAGATGAAAGAGTTGTAGGAAAGGAACAAGGTCAAAATTTAGCAAGACAATGGAACAACTGTGCATTCTTAGAATCCTctgcaaaatcaaaaataaatgttaatgagatcttttatgacctagtGAGGCAAATTAACAGAAAAACTCCAGTGCCTGGGAAGGCCCGCAAAAAGTCGTCACGTCAGCTGCTTTAA